The Sedimentisphaera salicampi genome includes a region encoding these proteins:
- a CDS encoding UvrD-helicase domain-containing protein, translated as MSANWTNQQKDIISSQGTVYVTASAGTGKTAVVIERVLEFICSGGCLDELLLITFTNAAAGEMKERLLGKLRQRGANSSEDIRKHILAQLQLIDAAQISTIHSFCSKIVSNYFFKAGVCASYRISHGSEIKVLQKEALQETMNEVWENPDLARPAAELLENRDANISSDHSILAEVIKISDYCSSLPAPEEWVSNCSSPEDPTNELAKKTNISRFAFGEMLKIYRRKFAEKKRAMNVLDYSDLEHFALKILSDEESARQIKTQYRQIYVDEFQDTSGIQNRIIDLLANDNIFLVGDIKQSIYGFRNARPDLFAEKISKNPEAAKSLSNNFRCRPEIISFANDVFSEIMQPPESLVDYKGEHMLEAAAEFQSFSLPGKPCEQFFIATESNAPRKRELNAILTAQKVREILSEGEIYENQSPQSRRKIKMSDIAILKKDLKEYSTYVEQFRQAGIELKVLGRAELKASIEYIDILSMLKFLNNPTDQVAMAAVMRSPFYQFSEDQMLQAAVSSTGGKLNIQAVEQFAEGSGEMAEKFAAFLEDTKSLREQIHSLEIPELVWKIINHRNYLAFASSISGASFRRDNLLKLHSLACDYQDLSSGQGAASLPGFIEFLDKLTDKDIGAGTPPGGDAVSLMTVHASKGLEFPVVILPDLDKGPKSDNSQVIMSEKLGLAINSDNTTKEKTPLYDKISQENSLARIDEERRILYVAMTRAKEKLVLIGADKQADKTNSKSFWNWIYPCSEPKFYSESEIKDIAKNLRAQKEKAASSEQLDLKGITDRCSITDKIVNPESGPLKISASQVGHKEFKPSPVFSSAAPEEQTEADPRQKGSAVHLVFERVIKSGRFEGIDYVRNIYQNLADEGLIEKEMLTENDLSSICGFFNTSAGKNSLQNTSMSEWPFTAYIEAEKLGIQGDQKVIVQGVIDLVIENENDFEIIDFKTDKVSEEQLRERAEVYKGQLTAYAIAAEKILDKPASARRLYFVKNGKMLDI; from the coding sequence ATGAGCGCCAACTGGACAAATCAGCAGAAGGATATAATAAGCTCACAGGGCACTGTTTACGTAACCGCTTCTGCGGGCACTGGGAAAACGGCTGTGGTTATCGAGAGGGTTCTGGAATTTATATGTTCGGGCGGCTGCTTAGATGAGCTTCTGCTGATAACGTTCACAAACGCCGCTGCGGGCGAGATGAAGGAAAGGCTCTTAGGCAAACTAAGGCAAAGGGGCGCAAATTCCAGCGAAGATATTAGAAAACACATACTCGCACAGCTTCAGCTCATTGATGCCGCACAGATCAGCACTATACACTCATTCTGCTCAAAGATTGTGAGCAACTATTTCTTCAAGGCAGGCGTGTGCGCATCCTACAGAATATCCCACGGCTCGGAAATAAAAGTTCTCCAGAAAGAAGCGCTGCAGGAAACAATGAACGAGGTTTGGGAAAATCCTGACCTCGCACGCCCTGCCGCTGAGCTGCTTGAAAACCGAGACGCCAATATCTCAAGCGATCATTCAATCTTAGCTGAGGTCATTAAGATAAGCGATTACTGCAGCAGCCTGCCTGCTCCGGAGGAATGGGTTTCTAATTGCAGCAGCCCTGAAGACCCAACCAACGAGCTTGCCAAAAAAACAAATATTTCCCGCTTCGCATTCGGCGAAATGCTAAAAATATACCGCCGAAAGTTTGCAGAGAAGAAACGGGCAATGAATGTGCTTGATTATTCAGACCTCGAGCATTTCGCCCTGAAAATCCTCTCAGATGAAGAATCTGCAAGGCAGATTAAAACGCAGTACAGGCAGATTTATGTGGATGAATTTCAAGACACAAGCGGAATTCAAAACAGGATAATAGACCTGCTCGCAAACGACAACATCTTCCTCGTGGGCGATATCAAGCAAAGTATCTACGGCTTCCGAAACGCAAGGCCTGATCTCTTTGCTGAGAAGATCAGCAAAAACCCTGAAGCAGCAAAATCGCTTTCAAATAATTTCAGGTGCAGGCCGGAAATAATCAGCTTTGCAAACGATGTGTTCAGCGAAATTATGCAGCCGCCTGAATCGCTCGTTGACTACAAAGGGGAGCATATGCTCGAGGCTGCGGCCGAATTTCAGTCATTCAGCCTTCCCGGAAAGCCCTGCGAGCAGTTTTTCATTGCTACAGAAAGCAACGCTCCAAGGAAAAGGGAGCTGAATGCCATACTAACCGCTCAAAAGGTGCGTGAGATTCTAAGCGAAGGAGAGATTTACGAAAATCAGTCTCCTCAGAGCCGCAGAAAAATAAAAATGAGCGATATCGCAATCCTAAAGAAAGACCTTAAAGAGTACAGCACGTATGTAGAGCAGTTTCGGCAGGCAGGCATTGAACTGAAAGTTTTGGGAAGGGCTGAGCTCAAGGCATCCATCGAATACATCGATATTTTATCGATGCTTAAATTCCTCAACAATCCCACCGATCAGGTTGCCATGGCTGCAGTTATGCGAAGCCCGTTCTATCAGTTCTCGGAAGATCAGATGCTTCAGGCCGCTGTTTCAAGCACTGGCGGAAAACTAAACATTCAGGCAGTGGAGCAGTTTGCAGAAGGCTCAGGGGAAATGGCGGAAAAATTCGCAGCATTCCTTGAAGACACAAAATCGCTCAGAGAGCAGATTCACTCTTTAGAAATCCCTGAGCTGGTTTGGAAAATCATAAACCACAGAAACTACCTTGCCTTTGCCTCCTCCATCAGCGGAGCAAGCTTCAGAAGGGATAATCTGCTCAAGCTCCACAGCCTCGCCTGCGATTATCAGGATTTAAGCTCTGGGCAAGGGGCTGCGAGCCTCCCGGGCTTTATTGAATTTCTCGATAAGCTCACAGACAAGGACATAGGGGCGGGGACCCCGCCCGGAGGCGATGCCGTATCGCTGATGACTGTGCACGCAAGCAAGGGTCTCGAATTCCCCGTGGTGATCCTGCCGGACCTCGATAAAGGTCCGAAAAGCGACAACTCGCAGGTGATTATGAGCGAGAAACTGGGGCTCGCAATCAACTCAGACAACACTACAAAAGAAAAAACGCCCCTCTACGATAAGATCAGCCAAGAAAACAGCCTTGCCCGGATTGATGAGGAAAGAAGGATTTTATACGTTGCAATGACACGCGCCAAAGAAAAGCTCGTTCTCATAGGCGCCGATAAACAGGCCGACAAAACCAATTCTAAGAGCTTCTGGAACTGGATTTATCCTTGCAGTGAACCGAAATTTTACAGCGAAAGCGAGATTAAAGATATTGCAAAGAATCTCAGAGCACAAAAAGAAAAGGCTGCCTCAAGCGAGCAGCTCGACTTGAAAGGCATCACAGACCGCTGCTCCATTACAGACAAAATCGTTAATCCCGAATCAGGGCCTTTGAAGATATCCGCCTCGCAGGTTGGCCATAAAGAATTCAAGCCCTCCCCCGTTTTCAGCTCGGCTGCACCGGAAGAGCAAACTGAGGCAGACCCGAGACAGAAGGGCTCGGCTGTGCATCTGGTTTTCGAGAGGGTTATAAAATCAGGCCGTTTTGAAGGAATTGACTATGTGCGGAATATCTATCAGAATCTCGCCGACGAAGGCCTCATAGAGAAAGAAATGCTCACCGAGAATGATCTAAGCTCAATCTGCGGATTTTTCAACACCTCTGCCGGCAAAAATTCCCTGCAAAATACAAGCATGAGCGAATGGCCGTTTACCGCATACATCGAAGCTGAAAAGCTTGGAATACAGGGAGATCAGAAAGTGATCGTGCAGGGAGTGATAGACCTTGTGATAGAAAACGAAAATGATTTCGAAATCATAGACTTCAAAACAGACAAAGTATCAGAGGAACAGCTCAGGGAAAGAGCGGAGGTGTATAAAGGCCAGCTCACAGCCTACGCAATCGCCGCTGAAAAGATCCTCGATAAGCCCGCCTCAGCAAGAAGACTCTATTTCGTTAAAAATGGTAAAATGCTGGATATCTGA
- a CDS encoding PD-(D/E)XK nuclease family protein: MNVRFVTGRSGAGKTRLCIEEIVRLLEDKNDSRKLIFLVPEQASYQIEEAVLKRCTAGAYNRLSVVSFSRLSYWILRENRSLETISKSAKRMILLRILQQNAGRLSIFSDISASRLNAEELEKLIDEFYASDLSPLDLKTAAEDLKEKQNLYTYQKFSDIAFIYDEFIKFIQNRYRDPDAYLTELVSEIPKSSFAENSLLWVDGFSGFSAAERAVLRQLAGKAEKTTITFCADPQNPNNPVFSPSNNTLARLEKDFKKAGGFDPEYIKLTSGGRWKNGSEMLKRLEEGLAAGREEPIESEEIKTASPESKRDEVVIAAEKIVSMAASGELGFEDIGIITPNISKYERHLREVFADYGIPLFIDRNQPLQEDVFAKCILTALTFITSGWKTPELSAYLKNPCSPVNFMAAVSIENQLMTRGIEGKAALNHLDSYEKLRPLLEFARVFSSCKETSIEEFTQAVEAFISSHSASESEEGFVFTEAAEKILREMNLAFKGCDIEFAELLNIFRSEVLGYNTGKIPAGREEVTAGDVSRARKPELKALFIMGALRGDFPAGRPNEGVLSELDRQSAADEGLDISRPLQEMADSEKYLNYIALTRASERLFVSFPSGSDSEGPADILRYLTPKNHKPAKNYTSLSELRLPSSVLQERLSALIASERLTLADAASQLESQEVFQRAASYDNSVELTCKTVRDFYKGRNDISVTALQDYAKCPFMFFCGRLLSLEPKRFAAFDPLTQGNFIHKVMDAVSKRLLEQGQGFELPVSDLMNLADDCIKNLMEGSREFQASDKHAEFVLETLIEKAKNLILICHKIADLSRFKLANSEVNFSSETNSLKLYEDSELCIYMEGFIDRYDLYEHTCGYKLALALDYKLSYHKRNIQQIIHGLDIQLPLYCKALEKMGFKPAGFLYIGAKPNSDSNIKIEKIADRQVKIIKTSGLINEDYWTFFESLAEKEKSCVFNLHVKKDGTLAKSTDVLSSGHFKKLLNMCLQTARDAAAKIVDGQIEVIPATTTNKLPCEYCDFWPVCRYEELFNSSKALEGKSTVDQLKTVLDERIS, translated from the coding sequence ATGAATGTAAGATTTGTTACAGGAAGAAGCGGGGCAGGCAAAACGAGACTTTGCATTGAAGAAATTGTGAGGCTTCTTGAGGATAAAAACGATTCAAGAAAGCTGATCTTCCTTGTGCCCGAGCAGGCGAGCTATCAGATTGAGGAGGCCGTGCTCAAGCGATGCACCGCCGGGGCGTACAACAGGCTCAGCGTGGTTTCATTCTCAAGGCTCTCTTACTGGATCCTCCGCGAGAACAGATCGCTGGAAACAATCAGCAAATCCGCAAAACGTATGATACTCCTTCGGATTTTGCAGCAGAATGCCGGCAGGCTCAGCATATTCTCCGACATTTCCGCTTCAAGGCTCAATGCAGAAGAGCTTGAAAAGCTTATAGATGAATTCTACGCAAGCGATTTATCCCCCCTGGATTTGAAAACAGCAGCCGAGGATCTCAAGGAAAAGCAAAACCTCTACACCTACCAGAAGTTTTCTGATATAGCTTTTATCTACGATGAATTCATCAAATTCATCCAAAACCGCTACAGAGACCCAGACGCATACTTAACAGAGCTCGTAAGCGAGATTCCGAAAAGCAGCTTTGCAGAAAACTCACTTCTCTGGGTAGATGGGTTCTCCGGTTTCAGCGCAGCGGAAAGGGCTGTGCTGAGGCAGCTCGCAGGAAAGGCGGAGAAAACAACAATAACCTTCTGCGCAGACCCGCAAAACCCGAACAATCCTGTATTTTCACCCTCCAACAACACCCTTGCCCGCCTCGAAAAAGATTTCAAAAAGGCAGGCGGGTTTGACCCCGAATACATAAAACTAACCAGCGGGGGCAGATGGAAAAACGGCTCAGAAATGCTTAAAAGGCTCGAAGAGGGCCTCGCTGCAGGCAGGGAAGAGCCGATAGAAAGCGAGGAGATTAAAACAGCAAGCCCCGAATCAAAAAGAGATGAGGTTGTGATAGCGGCTGAAAAAATCGTTTCTATGGCCGCTTCCGGCGAGTTGGGCTTTGAGGATATCGGGATTATCACACCAAACATCTCGAAATACGAGAGACACCTTCGCGAGGTGTTTGCTGATTACGGCATCCCGCTTTTTATAGACAGAAACCAGCCGCTTCAGGAGGATGTCTTTGCAAAATGCATCCTAACTGCCCTTACCTTTATCACCTCCGGCTGGAAGACTCCTGAACTGTCGGCGTATTTGAAAAATCCCTGCTCGCCCGTTAATTTCATGGCCGCTGTTTCCATAGAAAATCAGCTTATGACAAGAGGCATTGAAGGCAAAGCCGCACTTAACCATCTTGATAGTTACGAAAAACTCAGACCCCTCTTGGAATTTGCCCGAGTCTTCAGCAGCTGTAAAGAAACTTCAATTGAAGAATTTACGCAGGCAGTGGAGGCCTTCATTTCTTCTCATTCAGCAAGCGAGAGCGAAGAGGGCTTTGTATTCACAGAGGCCGCCGAGAAAATACTGCGGGAAATGAACCTCGCCTTCAAGGGCTGCGATATAGAGTTTGCAGAGCTTTTGAATATATTCCGAAGCGAGGTTTTGGGCTATAATACGGGCAAAATCCCCGCAGGCAGGGAAGAAGTTACAGCGGGAGACGTAAGCCGCGCGAGAAAGCCCGAGCTGAAGGCGCTGTTCATAATGGGTGCGCTGCGGGGCGATTTCCCAGCGGGCAGGCCTAACGAAGGCGTGCTCAGCGAACTCGACCGCCAAAGCGCCGCTGATGAGGGGCTGGATATCTCCCGCCCGCTTCAGGAAATGGCAGACTCCGAGAAATACCTCAACTACATAGCCCTCACAAGGGCAAGCGAAAGGCTTTTCGTTAGCTTCCCGTCAGGCAGCGATTCAGAAGGGCCAGCAGATATTCTCAGATACCTAACGCCAAAAAATCATAAGCCTGCAAAAAATTATACCTCCCTTTCAGAGCTCCGTTTGCCAAGCAGTGTGCTTCAGGAAAGGCTCTCAGCCCTTATCGCCTCGGAAAGGCTAACACTTGCAGATGCTGCAAGCCAGCTCGAATCGCAGGAGGTTTTCCAAAGAGCAGCCTCATACGACAACAGCGTTGAGCTCACTTGCAAAACCGTGCGTGATTTCTATAAGGGCAGGAACGATATCTCTGTAACCGCTTTGCAGGATTATGCAAAGTGTCCGTTTATGTTTTTCTGCGGCAGGCTCCTCAGCTTAGAGCCGAAAAGATTCGCCGCCTTCGACCCGCTCACTCAGGGCAATTTTATACATAAGGTGATGGATGCTGTTTCCAAAAGGCTGCTTGAGCAGGGACAGGGCTTCGAGCTGCCTGTTTCGGATCTGATGAACCTTGCAGACGACTGCATTAAAAACCTCATGGAAGGGAGCAGAGAATTCCAAGCATCAGACAAACATGCTGAATTCGTGCTCGAGACTCTAATAGAAAAAGCGAAAAATTTGATCCTGATCTGTCATAAGATTGCTGATTTGAGCAGATTCAAACTTGCAAACTCTGAAGTAAATTTCTCCAGCGAGACAAACTCCCTCAAGCTATACGAGGATTCAGAGCTCTGTATTTATATGGAGGGCTTTATAGACCGCTATGACCTATACGAACACACCTGCGGCTATAAACTTGCCCTCGCCTTAGACTACAAGCTTTCTTACCATAAACGAAACATACAACAAATAATACACGGGCTTGATATTCAGCTCCCGCTGTACTGCAAGGCGCTCGAGAAGATGGGCTTTAAGCCGGCAGGCTTCTTGTATATCGGCGCAAAACCCAACTCAGACAGCAATATAAAGATCGAAAAAATCGCAGACAGGCAGGTGAAGATAATCAAAACCTCCGGCCTTATAAACGAAGATTACTGGACGTTCTTTGAAAGCCTCGCCGAGAAAGAAAAAAGCTGCGTATTCAACCTGCATGTTAAAAAAGACGGAACTCTTGCCAAAAGCACAGACGTTCTCAGCTCTGGGCATTTCAAGAAACTGCTGAATATGTGCCTTCAAACAGCCAGGGATGCAGCCGCTAAAATAGTTGATGGGCAAATAGAGGTTATCCCCGCAACCACTACCAACAAACTTCCCTGCGAATACTGCGATTTCTGGCCTGTATGCAGATACGAAGAGCTGTTTAACTCCTCCAAAGCCCTGGAGGGGAAAAGCACTGTTGATCAGCTGAAAACTGTTCTTGATGAGAGGATAAGCTAA
- a CDS encoding riboflavin synthase, which translates to MFTGLVQQTGRIEGVSQTSGGALLKIHTGKLSDQIYEGDSVSVSGVCLTAAEKNGSSWSFDVSSETLRLSNIQQKSIGSEVNLELAMSASGRFGGHIVQGHIDGLGRLESAEKKGDFYEISVNIGPEISEMLLKKGSVSVEGISLTIAELNEAGFSCAVIPETWQRTNLKTLLKGSLVNIETDMIVRAVRKQIEVLTGTKENGLTIEKLREMGF; encoded by the coding sequence ATGTTTACAGGTTTAGTTCAGCAGACGGGCCGGATTGAGGGGGTTTCCCAAACCTCCGGCGGAGCATTACTGAAAATTCATACCGGCAAGCTGTCAGATCAGATATACGAGGGAGACAGCGTATCAGTTAGCGGGGTATGCCTTACCGCAGCGGAAAAAAACGGCAGCAGCTGGAGTTTTGATGTTAGCAGTGAAACCCTCAGACTTTCCAATATCCAGCAGAAAAGCATTGGAAGCGAGGTGAACCTCGAGCTTGCAATGAGCGCCTCGGGCAGGTTTGGCGGGCATATAGTTCAGGGGCATATCGACGGGCTCGGCAGACTAGAAAGCGCCGAGAAAAAGGGCGATTTCTATGAAATATCAGTGAACATCGGCCCGGAAATCTCAGAAATGCTCCTAAAAAAAGGATCTGTTAGCGTGGAAGGGATAAGTCTTACGATAGCCGAGCTGAACGAGGCAGGGTTTAGCTGCGCTGTTATTCCGGAAACTTGGCAGAGAACAAACCTCAAAACACTTCTCAAGGGCAGCCTTGTAAACATCGAGACTGATATGATAGTGCGAGCGGTTAGAAAGCAGATTGAGGTGCTTACGGGGACGAAAGAAAACGGGCTTACGATAGAAAAGCTGAGGGAGATGGGCTTTTAG
- the ndk gene encoding nucleoside-diphosphate kinase, whose protein sequence is MQKSLIIIKPDAVQRGLCGDIIKRFENKGLKLAASKFMLVSRETAEKHYAVHKDKPFYEKVCKYLASSPVLVMVWRGKDAVELARRVIGATSPFEASPGTIRGDFSLSKTCNLVHGSDSVETAKYEIPLFFSEEEVLSYDLCTDDWLDE, encoded by the coding sequence ATGCAGAAATCTTTAATTATAATAAAGCCGGATGCTGTGCAGCGGGGGCTGTGCGGCGATATAATCAAACGTTTTGAAAACAAGGGCCTCAAGCTTGCCGCTTCTAAATTTATGCTCGTTAGCAGGGAAACTGCCGAAAAGCATTATGCAGTACATAAAGACAAGCCTTTTTACGAAAAGGTCTGCAAATATCTCGCATCATCGCCCGTGCTTGTGATGGTATGGCGGGGTAAAGATGCTGTGGAGCTGGCCAGAAGGGTTATCGGGGCAACATCACCCTTTGAAGCCTCGCCCGGAACTATCAGGGGCGATTTCTCCCTGAGCAAAACCTGCAACCTCGTTCATGGGTCTGATTCGGTGGAAACGGCGAAATACGAAATCCCGCTTTTCTTCTCGGAAGAGGAGGTTCTCAGCTACGACCTCTGCACAGACGACTGGCTGGATGAATAG
- a CDS encoding glycosyl hydrolase family 43 encodes MNYKTAALFSLLILPVFAFGLPDPPGQVEVGKKAENEAYLFAHMMHGDYGELYYSVSTDGLNWELLNDGKRVYEPYHGHADICKGHDGRYYIVGNESDPSPDINFWVSDDLIDWEFYSRLDPNLEETPNYDKAMQRIGAPKLFYDKASSQYLLTWHTPHRGVDPSLPEPYWASQRTLYLLSEDLKEFKSPPRRLFNSWDMATIDTIIRKIGGRYFAIIKDERYPTLDWPTGKTIRICSSDSLLGPYSKPSEPISPNFREAPTLIPSPDGTAWYLYYEQYPGVSYGLSVADSMDGPWYQISGYTNHKNWDKYSLPEKVRHGCMITISKREYNRLVRHFGK; translated from the coding sequence ATGAATTATAAAACTGCGGCCTTATTTTCCTTATTGATCTTGCCGGTATTTGCATTTGGTTTGCCGGATCCTCCCGGGCAGGTTGAAGTGGGCAAGAAAGCGGAAAACGAGGCGTATCTTTTCGCCCATATGATGCACGGCGATTATGGGGAGCTTTATTACTCTGTTAGCACAGACGGGCTGAACTGGGAGCTGCTTAACGACGGGAAGCGTGTTTACGAGCCCTACCACGGCCACGCCGATATATGCAAAGGCCACGACGGGCGTTATTATATCGTGGGCAATGAAAGCGACCCCTCGCCGGATATAAACTTCTGGGTATCAGATGATTTGATCGACTGGGAGTTTTACAGCAGGCTCGATCCAAACCTCGAAGAAACGCCCAACTATGACAAAGCAATGCAGCGAATCGGAGCGCCGAAGCTCTTCTACGACAAGGCCTCGAGCCAGTATCTGCTCACTTGGCACACGCCGCACAGAGGCGTTGACCCGAGCCTCCCTGAGCCGTACTGGGCGAGCCAGCGAACGCTTTATCTGCTCTCCGAAGACCTCAAAGAGTTCAAATCCCCGCCGCGCAGGCTGTTCAACTCTTGGGATATGGCCACAATCGACACTATCATCCGTAAAATCGGGGGGCGGTATTTCGCAATAATCAAAGATGAGCGATACCCCACTCTGGACTGGCCTACCGGCAAAACAATCCGTATTTGCAGCTCGGATTCACTGCTCGGGCCATACTCCAAGCCCTCCGAGCCGATAAGCCCAAATTTCAGAGAGGCCCCAACGCTAATCCCCTCGCCGGACGGAACGGCATGGTATCTATACTACGAACAGTATCCGGGAGTTTCATACGGGCTTTCTGTGGCAGATTCGATGGATGGGCCTTGGTATCAGATCTCCGGCTATACCAACCACAAAAACTGGGATAAATACTCCCTGCCCGAAAAAGTTCGGCACGGATGTATGATTACAATAAGCAAAAGAGAATACAACAGGCTCGTAAGACATTTCGGCAAGTAA
- a CDS encoding type II TA system antitoxin MqsA family protein has protein sequence MSKFCFKCGDFRDTFTKTVSESYKIRGENIEIEVDREFCSKCSEMLGSDKQDAEIQLRLYSIYRKRADLLSPEEIRNIRSGYGLSQRSFANLLGMSEATINRYERGALQDKTHDNLIRACKSADYVRDLLTRNGSQLSSWQKEKANKAINNGAGKQIFTEDFNEQCFPNEISLITGYRNFSYERFSKAVIFLCSEMGEVCTTVLNKLLFYADFICFAKSTVSLTGSAYRRLIFGPVPSDYDGAFSRMVDDKLIKSEEVEFDNGICGFYFSTSESSEDLKSVFSKSEIKVLEFIANKFKGMKAKDISDLSHKEDAWLHTNDRDLITYDYATNLKITMPD, from the coding sequence ATGAGTAAATTTTGTTTCAAATGCGGCGATTTTCGTGATACGTTTACAAAAACTGTGAGCGAGAGTTACAAAATTCGCGGTGAAAACATAGAAATAGAAGTGGATAGGGAATTCTGTTCAAAGTGTTCTGAGATGCTGGGAAGCGATAAGCAGGACGCCGAGATTCAGCTGAGGCTCTATTCGATCTACCGAAAAAGGGCAGATCTGCTGAGCCCTGAAGAGATTAGAAACATTCGCTCCGGATACGGCCTGAGCCAGAGGTCTTTTGCTAATCTGCTCGGGATGAGCGAGGCAACAATAAACCGCTATGAGAGAGGTGCTTTACAGGATAAAACTCATGACAACCTTATAAGAGCGTGTAAATCTGCTGATTATGTACGGGATCTATTAACCCGAAACGGCAGCCAGCTCAGCAGCTGGCAAAAAGAAAAAGCGAACAAAGCAATTAATAACGGAGCCGGAAAACAAATTTTTACGGAAGACTTTAATGAACAATGTTTTCCAAATGAAATTTCTTTAATAACAGGATATAGAAATTTCAGCTATGAACGCTTTAGCAAAGCGGTAATTTTTTTATGCAGTGAAATGGGAGAGGTTTGCACAACAGTATTAAATAAGCTTCTGTTCTATGCAGATTTTATTTGCTTTGCAAAATCCACTGTTTCACTTACAGGAAGTGCATACAGAAGACTTATATTTGGTCCTGTTCCTTCCGATTATGATGGGGCCTTTAGCAGAATGGTAGATGACAAACTAATTAAAAGCGAAGAGGTGGAATTCGATAACGGCATTTGCGGCTTTTACTTCAGCACATCTGAAAGTTCAGAAGACTTAAAGTCTGTATTTTCCAAAAGTGAAATTAAGGTGCTGGAATTCATAGCCAATAAATTTAAGGGAATGAAAGCCAAAGATATATCTGATCTTTCACACAAGGAAGATGCATGGCTTCATACCAATGACAGAGATTTGATTACTTATGATTATGCAACCAATTTGAAAATTACTATGCCGGACTAA
- a CDS encoding type IV pilus twitching motility protein PilT — protein sequence MSMLDSIIAAAEKYNSSDIHLSAGRKLRLRINGSLHAMGGEESVLSEETVRSIMDQTLKESQKQRCQKLLEENGSVDYSYETEYNGKPIRYRMQVYTSMGKPAAAMRRISYKIPSFEDLNLPPIYRKVMENPEQKGIVIVGGETGSGKSSTLAAMIGYLGRYPEKHLVTIEDPVEYVFRNTKGLIHQRELGLDFKNYAQALRAVLREDPNVIMIGEMRDAETVHAAIMAAETGHLVLTSLHTATAAWTFSRILNFFTEAEHDAVRLNLSYNLLAIMNQMLLPSEKKGFGVVPATEVFVNTPSVRQYLRDEEKESQLSDVIKDGSDGMHSFNMSLARLINEEHIGVSSAKAYSHHPEELEMLIKVTNNE from the coding sequence ATGTCTATGTTGGACAGCATAATCGCGGCGGCCGAGAAGTACAATTCTTCGGATATCCATTTGAGCGCAGGCAGGAAACTGCGGCTCCGAATTAACGGGTCTCTGCATGCGATGGGAGGTGAGGAATCTGTCCTGAGCGAAGAGACTGTTCGAAGCATTATGGATCAGACTCTGAAGGAGAGCCAAAAGCAGCGATGCCAGAAACTGCTCGAAGAAAACGGCTCTGTTGACTATTCATACGAAACCGAATACAACGGCAAACCAATACGATACCGTATGCAGGTGTACACCTCCATGGGCAAGCCTGCCGCTGCAATGCGCAGAATCAGCTATAAGATACCCTCCTTCGAAGACCTCAACCTCCCCCCTATCTACAGGAAAGTGATGGAGAACCCCGAACAGAAAGGTATTGTGATTGTGGGCGGGGAAACAGGAAGCGGTAAATCCTCCACCCTTGCCGCAATGATAGGTTATCTCGGCAGATACCCCGAGAAACACTTAGTAACTATCGAAGATCCGGTGGAATACGTGTTTCGAAATACCAAGGGGCTTATCCACCAAAGAGAGCTGGGGCTGGATTTCAAAAACTACGCTCAGGCACTTCGAGCTGTGCTGAGAGAAGACCCAAACGTGATTATGATTGGCGAAATGCGAGACGCTGAAACCGTGCATGCAGCTATTATGGCAGCGGAAACCGGACACCTCGTGCTCACTTCTCTGCATACAGCAACAGCAGCGTGGACATTCAGCAGAATCCTCAACTTCTTCACCGAAGCCGAACACGATGCGGTAAGGCTGAACCTCAGCTACAACCTGCTCGCTATTATGAACCAGATGCTGCTGCCCTCTGAGAAGAAGGGGTTTGGAGTGGTACCGGCCACGGAAGTGTTTGTGAATACCCCTTCAGTAAGGCAGTATCTCAGGGATGAGGAAAAGGAATCACAGCTTTCTGATGTAATCAAAGACGGAAGCGACGGAATGCACAGCTTCAATATGTCTCTGGCAAGACTCATCAACGAAGAGCATATCGGCGTTTCAAGCGCAAAGGCATATTCTCACCACCCAGAAGAACTCGAAATGCTCATCAAGGTTACAAATAATGAGTAA